GTTGCGCGTTGATGCCATGAGCCAGATTATGCTGTATTTCGGTATCGCCTTTGCGATAGCCATTATCCCTGTTGGCTACCTGAAATTTCACTTTAGAGTAGAAGAGAAAGCGGCTGATTAACACTAAGCAGAACTGAGTAGAAAATACGCTCAGCGCATGATCAGATAAAAATATCTCTCACCGTTGCCAAACGATCCTTATATTCGTTGCTTTGAAACATATCCATATCTTCAATAACACGTTTTTGCATACACACATTAATCACTGAATTTTTCTTGGACTCAATGAAGCCAGCAGCAACCGCGCCCATGCGTACAAAATCAAGATAGCTTACTTTGTCCGACTGCACTTTCATATCACGCCAACTTTCGGCGACTTGAACGAACTCGTCACCAAACCCCCATTCACGGGTAATAGCACCGCCAATGCGTCCAGCCAGTTTCTGAATGGCCTGATTTAAAAACTTGGGATCAGCAAACTCATTATGGCGCTCTGCTTCAGTTAAAATAGGCAGCACGCCGATATTGTGCATTAACGCCGCCAACGTCATCACATCAATGTTAAGGCCTTTCACCTGATGACGTTCAGAATATGCTTGAAATACAGCCAATGAATTCGCGACCACCTTAACACTGCGATCCCAAACCTGGTTCAGATAAGTCTTCACCACCTCATTCTTGCTTACGAATAGCTGCTCCATCGCCAAAGCAGTGGCAATGTTTTTGATTTGAGTTAATCCAATTCGGGTAACGGCCTGTTGCAAAGATTCAGCACGAATAGAACGACCAAGATAAGCACTGTTGGCAAGCTTGATAATACGAGCACTTAAAGAAGGATCCAAGGCAATGACTTCCGCCATTTTACTCAAACTCACTGTTGGATTTTCAGCGGTTTTACGTACCTTTAATGCGATAGCCGGAAGCGTAGGAAGCACCAGAGTATCGTTGTTTATTTTTTCAACTAAAATCGTTAATAAGGTGTTTTCCGTTGACATCTTTCGACCTAAATTATTGAGCGATAAGCAATTTCCAAACGCGCAACGACAAAGAATAATTCACGCTGAAAACCCAATTAAAAACTCGCCCTAAAAAATAACCTAATCAGAATTTGTTTACTGGCTAGTATCCGCATATTAAAACAGAAGTAAATAGCGCTAACCGCTTCCAGGTATAATTACAGATATCCAATAGCGATGCCTTATTCCGAATTCAGCAAGAAGATAATACAAAGCCTTTTCATTACAGCCCAACAACGGCAGAATAGGCTCACATAGCACTCTGTTCTAGCCGATGCTTCATGTGGCAAGTTCAGAATCGATACCATAATTATAATCAAATCGGGAACGTTCAGAATGAAAAAACACTTACTCGGCACAGCACTCATTGCCGGTGGTCTCATCTTAAGCGGCTGCGGTCAGGCTCCAACCACTGAAAACAAGCCAGCAACCGTTGCAGAAAGTAAAAGTGAAGCCCTGACTTTAAAACCAGAATTTAAGTCTCGTTTAGACATCTACCGCCCGGTAGAACTGACATCTGACATTTCTAAACTGAGCGATAACCAAAAGGCCATGCTAGCTATTTTGATCGACGCATCAGAAATTATGGACGACCTGTTCTGGAAACAATCCTACGGTAAAGATTATCAGGATATGTTGAACAAAATCGCCGATCCTGAAACCAGAAAGTTCACCGTCATCAATTACGGCCCCTGGGATCGCCTGCAAGGTGATGAAGCATTCCTGACTGGCGTTGAAGAAAAGCCACTCGGCGCACAGTTCTACCCTGCCGATATGACCAAAGAAGAGCTGCAAAACAGCGGCTTAAAAGACGCTCGGGGCTTGTATTCCATGATTGTTCGTGGTGACGATGGCAAATTAGCCAGCGTGCCTTTCTCTGAATACTTCAATGAAGAATTGACTCGCGCAGCCAAACTACTGCAACAAGCGGCTGAACTGGCTGACAACAAAGAATTCGCTAACTACCTGAACATGCGCGCCAAAGCCTTGTTAACCGATGATTACCAAGCCTCTGACTTCGCATGGATGGACATGAAAACCAACCCAATCGAATTGGTATACGGCCCTATCGAAACCTACGAAGACCAATTGTTCGGCTACCGCGCCAGCTTCGAAGCTTATGTCCTGCTGAAAGATTTGGATTGGAGCGCGCGTTTAGCCAAATACGCAGCCTTCTTGCCAGAATTACAACGCGGCTTGCCAGTTGATAACAAATACAAACAAGAAATGCCAGGTGCCAATGCCGACCTGAACGCCTATGACGTAATCTACTACGCAGGCCATTCCAACGCAGGCAGCAAAACCATCGCCATTAACTTGCCAAACGACGAACAGGTTCAATTACAAAAAGGCACTCGCCGCCTACAGTTGAAAAACGCCATGCGCGCCAAGTTCGACAACATTCTGGTGCCAATCGCAGACCAGTTAATCGTGCCAGAACAGCGTAAACACATCACCTTCGATGCCTTCTTTGCCAACACCATGTTCCACGAAGTAGCGCACGGCCTGGGCATCAAGAACACATTGAACGACAAAGGCACAGTACGCCAGGCACTACAAGAACACGCATCAGCCCTGGAAGAAGGTAAAGCCGACATTCTAGGCTTATACATGGTTCGCCAATTGTTGGAAAAAGGTGAAATCACCGAAGGCGTATTAGCTGACTACTACGTGACCTTTATGGCAGGTATCTTCCGTTCATCACGCTTTGGCGCATCCAGCGCACACGGCAGAGCCAACATGGTTCGCTTCAACTACTTCCAGGATCAAGGCGTATTCGAGCGCAATGAACAAGGTTTTTACAAAGTCAACCTGGACAAAATGGGCGCAGCAGTAGATAGCCTGTCTGAACTAATTCTGACCCTGCAAGGCAACGGCGACTACGAAGGCGTAGACAAATTAGTGAAAGAAAAAGGCATCATCGGCGACCTGCTACAAGCCGACCTGGATAAACTGGCCAACGCCAACATCCCGGTAGACATCACCTTCAAACAAGGCAAGGACGTGATGGGATTGTAAGGCTGCTTTGAGTAGAACAGCTATTTGAATAGACCTGCTGTTTAAATAAAAATGTAGATGTTAGAAACCGGAGCTTGCTCCGGTTTTTTGTGATAATAGATATTACGCCTAGCCAACCTCACACTTGGACAATATAATACACTTAAATCAAAAATAATATTCGATGAAAAATTCAAATTGAGCTTGTCAAACACAAAGACTCAAAAGCTTTATGGATTTAGTTGATTAGTTAAATCACCAAGGAAACGCATGGTTACCCTACAAGATAGTGACCTAGAAGTCTTAAGAAGGCATTTTAAAGCTCTTTCTCATTTAAGAGAGAGGAAGAATTCGGAAAGAATTGCTTTATTCTTAGGAGCAGGAGCATCAAAGGCTCTTGGCTTTCCAAACTGGCTCGATCTTGTGACAAGAATAGAAAATGAGCCAGAATTTAAAGACTATCAGCCAAATATTGGAAATAATGACCTAACTGTTCGAACACAAGGACTACTTCAACACCTTATTAAAAAAGAAACATTAAAAGACAAGCAAGTGGATGCGGCTTCTGAACGCGCAGCAAAATACAAATGGCTACACATTGTTCATAAGTGTTTATATGCCGAAACCAGTATTGCTAAAGGAAATCTGGCTCATCCCTATTTACCTAGTTTCCTGAGCCTAATAAAAGAATCGCCGTTAACTATCAATTACAATTTCGATGATTGTATCGAACAGATGCTTTCTCAGGCTTACTACCAAGAACAGATTAATAATAAAGAGAAAGTATTTGAAACGGTTTGGGAGCCATCCACTCAATACCAACGATCAAAAGGTGTAATTTACCACCCTAATGGTTTTCTACCTTTTAAATTAGTTGAAGGATATAGCGATAATATAGTATTTGCCGAATCTGAGTTTGCTGATCAACTTATACAGACAATGCATGGTCACTACTCTACTTTAGTTTCACACCTTTCAAGATACACTTCACTCTTAATCGGTTTATCTCTCAATGACCCAACTCTAAAGCACTTGTTAAGGCAAAATACGCAACTAAATCCAGGGCATGTTCATTACTATTTAAAATATTGCAATGAGTTACCTAACGAACATTCAATGAAGGCCGAGCAAGAGGTTAATTTTGAGGTGTATGGTGTCATTACAATTCATTTGACTGACGAAGAATTCTCTTCTTTTGGAAGGTTACTCTCATGTGGAGACGAACATTATGAAGAGTTTACTGACCGCTTAGGATTGCCTGTACAGCGTATTTATTATGTAACTGGTGCCGTTGGTGCAGGTAAAACCACTACCGTTAATAAAATGAAAAGTTTACGATGGTTTGGAGAATGGGTTGAAAGTAAACCCGAAGAATTAGCGAAACCACATACGGAACTAACAAAATCCGAGCGAGATAAAATTGATATTTGGATTTCAGAACAGTTCAGAAAGAAAGACTTTAAAATATCAGGGGTCAAGTGTGGGGTAGTCATTAGTGACAGATCTCCTTTAGATCCTTTGGCATTTGCGAAAGAAAATGCTATCAGAGAAAGAGCATCACAACATTTAGAAATTTTATCCCCGGCAGTGTCCGATAGAAGGCTAAAACCCGGACACATTATACTGTTATCAGCATCAGGCAGTGAATTGCTTTCGAGAGCAAAGCATAGACATAATGTAAGTTCAGAATATTTCGAAACTCAAGAAAAATTAATTCGAAATCTTTATAAAGAACCAAATCCTACAATAACTGAAATATCCACTAGTAATAGAAGCATTACTCAGGTTGTCAAACAAATTGCAAAGGTTATCCATCTGAATCCTTATGAAGAATTTGACATTCACAGCAGACTTGAGGAGTTATCGAATGATTAATGAACGGAATGTAGATGTATACTTTGCAGCTCCATTTTTCTGTGAAGCAGAGAGAGATTTCAACCTAAAGCTTATATCAGTTCTAGAAAATGCCGGGATTTCAGTTTTTTACCCACCAAGAGATGGAATGGTAGCGAAAAGTGAACTTATGGCTACTCCAGATTGGGAAGAAATCTCTAACAAAACATGGGAATGTGACACGACAGCAATAATAAATAGTAAAGTGCTCTTGGCCGTTACTGATGGAAGATCTATTGACGAAGGAGTTTGTGTAGAAATAGGGTTTGCGGCAGCACATTGTGTGCCCATTTTAGCTTATTCCAGTGATGATAGAACTCAATTCCCTTGGGGTCACAATCCGATGCTAGTAAGACCTATTAGTGAATTTATTTCAAGCCCATCAAATATGATAAGTAAAATTCACAACATGCTGGATGCTGCTAAATAACGAATGAAAAAGACCAAATACTTTTTAATAAATAGATGAATTGAACACAAAATTTGAATGCATCCATGACCTAATTATCTGTTAGAAAAGACTTTTTCTCGTTTATAACTGCCGATTAAGAACAGTACTAAGCCCCGCCCCCAACCTCAATAATCCACATCAACCACATCGTCTTTGCCATCGTTCAACTTTCTCTCCAATTTGCCACCCACATAAAGAGCTAAGGTTCTGGCACGATCACAAAGCACGTTTGCGCTGTACAAATGTCGGCGCTCCTCACCGCCTATTCCCCATTGTTCCAGCAGAAATCTGGCACTTTCAATACATTGATAAGCATCGGTTTTATTGTTGCCATCTGGCATGATAAAAATAATGTCTTCCAGCATATGGATTCGTTTAAACACTTTATCCATTTGCACGCTGGAATATTCGGTTTTGTAAATATCAAGTTCTGAGCGAAAGGCTTTGAAGGGCAGCAAAACACTCATCAAAATTACCGCGTTATCCAGATTCACAAATATGCTTCTCACCGTCCATAACCACCATGCACTTTCAAGCTCGCGATTGGGTTGTAAGGCACTATTGAGTGCAACAATATTTCTGTCGATATGAAGGGAAAGATGTAAAACGATTTCAATTAATAAAAGCGAAATAGCTAATTTGGCAGGCCAGTGAAATACAAAACCTTGTATGTGATGATCGACAACCAGGCACAGGATGATAAAACCACATGCCGCAGCCCAATACAGGTAGTAAATGCTCAGCAGGTGTTCTTGAGGCAATATAAATTGCGAATAGATAACTTTTGAAACGGCAAACGTGCAGGCAAGAACAAGAGACATATGAAGAACAGGCTTGTATTCCTTGCGAAAATAGAAGTTATACAAGCCTGCAACTAGAAAGCAGATAGCCCAGACATTACCTATGATAAAAGCGACAGCATAATCAATCATTATTATTCTCTTTATCTGACTGGCTCTACTGCTTATCTCACCGTAAAATAAAAACGTCTATCCAATTTAGTTAGGATCAGGAGGCGGATCGCCACCACCATCGGGTCCCATTGGAACTGGGTTACTCGGAACACTTGTGCAAAAAATCAACCAACAGCCTGAATTTGCAAAACCGGCTTCGCTTTCCGCCTGTAATTCAATAGCACCTGACACACCAGAAACTGCTACTAACATTAACGTTAAAAGGTATTTTTTTAGTTTCATAACTCACTCCTATAGAGCCTTGATGCCACAAGGCAAACAAGACAGGTAAATATAGTAACCTGAATGAATGATGAAACAAAAAGCTAAAACAGACTGATGCTTAACCTTTGCCTTAGCACAAAATACAGCTAGTTTCAGAAGCCTCTTCTTACCTGGAAGTAGATTCTTTTTGAGCGGTTTTACACGCTTTTACACGAACACTGCAAGGTAAGAATAACACCCTAAAAGCGAGAGAATAACGATAAAAATAAACTTTTCAAGATTTTTTAATAAAATGCACGGGAACGTATAAAAATCAAACAACTTTACTGAGATTGCTTCGTACCTAATACGAACTCTTCAAGTGTTATGCCTTTCGTATCCGTATTTTTCAGAAGAAGCTCAAGAAAATCCAAGTTGTAGTTACCCCGATTAACATAGTTGATAAACCGTTGTAGCTCATTCGAGGTTTCAGGCTCATGACCATAAAGTAGCAAGTAAAAATCCCTGTATCCGCCGTATATGTCCTTTAGCTTTTTCACATAAAGTCGCGCTGGATGGATTGTCTTGGACAATGGATGTTCTCAAGTAGAAGAAAACGAAACTATATTGAAACGGGAAATAAAGGTCAAAAAGTTGCAGAAGGATTGATCAACAACATTGCGATCTAGCCTTGCCTAACCCTCACTCACTACAATACAGCGGCGTTTCAGCCTCAATAATCTTCATAATATGCCCATGCTGATCCAGATAAACTTCTACCCAACTTCCTGATGGCAAGGTGTCGGCTAGCATTTCTTCGCTGTTCATCATACTTAGCATATTCAGCAGCTCATTAGACACTTGCAGCACGGTGTCTTCGCAGTTTTCCAGTTCCCAGCCTTGGTCGAAGTGGGTTAGCAGCATGGTTTTTCGGTGAAAGCGTTCCAGGTTGTCGGTTCGGTTGGCGTATTCTGAGGCATATTCCTGATAGTTAACGCCGATTTGTTCGGATGGGGTTTGTTGCGGTGTGTCGTCGATAGAATGAATTTGAACCACCTTGATGTTTTCGGGAGTATTCCAACCTCGCATTGTGACCGAGATAATGCCAACAAACAGCATTACACTGGCAGCTAACGTAACACCTGAGAGTAAGCGGAACCAATTGATTTCCTGTATTAGCTCTTGCATTAGCTCGTGCTTATTTTTCTGCTGATTGTTGTCTCGGCGATTTAATCCAGCAAATACCGACGTTTTAATCGACTCTGGCGCAACCACTTGCTTCTTACGTTGCTGATAGAGCTGATCTAATAACTCGTCTTGACCGTGAGAGCTTTGATCGTGAGTGCCTTGTTCTTGAGCCTCTTGTCCTTGAGCTTTTTGATTGTGGACATCTTTACTCACGGTATTTCTCCAACGACTGGCTTAAGGTTTGTTTGGCGTAACGAATTCGAGATTTAATAGCTTCATAAGGTTCGGCTGTAATCTCGCTGATTTCGGCGACACCAAATCCTTCTTGATACAACACGAAGGCTTCTCTTTGTAGCCAGGGCAATGTCGCCAAAGCCTGATTAAATGCCTGTTGCAGCTCTTGACCTTTGAAAGCCACTTGTTCCGACGGAGATTCCGATGGCGATGCTGAAAGAGTATGTTCAACATCCCCTTCAAGGCTTTGCCAGCGATTCGTTTTACGATATTCATCCACCAGCAAGTTGCGCCCGATGGTGAACAACCAGGGTTGAAAGCGACTATCGGAACGATATTTGTGCCGTTGTTCGATAACCCGTAGCCAGGATTTTTGACAAATATCCTTGGCTAAATCGGCATCTGACAGGGTCAACAGGAAGTGGTACAAGTCCTGATTTGAAGCATTAAATAGCTGCTCCAGGTACTTCTTTTCGCCCGACACGGCATATTGCCCCATCAGCCATTCTTGACTGATGGGTACGGAAAAGAATCCTTTTAACGCTAATGTAATGCTCACAAATATCCTTAATTGTTGCCCAAGTTGAATTCTAACTGTATCAACACATCCGTTTGTTTTACTGACCGCCCATTTTCCATTTTGGGTTTATATTTCCAGCGTTTCAGTGCCCTTTTGGCTTCGGCTTCAAACACTCTTTTGGGTTCAGCATCCAATATTCTGACATTCTCCACCAAGCCTTGAGCATTGATATCGAACATCAGTTTTACCCAGCCTTCAATGCCATTTTGCGCCGCTTTTGCCGGGTACTTAGGTTCAATTTGTACCACGGGTCGTGCATCCCCGCCACCACTGGTTAAATCAATGGTGGTGTCATAGGTATTCCTCGGCACATCAATTGTAAAATCCGTTGGCTCAGAAATTTCATCATTTCCGTCATCACTGATATCCGGAGGTATGTTTTTAGGTTGCACTTTAGGTTCTGGTAGAGCAGGAATTTTTGGTCTGGCCACGACGGCTGAATCTTGCTCTTCAAAGAACGGACTAATAATCGGAGTATCCTTTATTGGCTCCGCCCACTGCTCATTCGTAGTAATCAATTGCTGCATTAGCACGAACAACAGAAAGGTTATGGTGATCGCAGCCAGAGAAAACGCCAAAGCCTTTAACGCAATTCTTGGTAAGCTCATATCAATAGCATGTTGATGCATAGCAACTCCTTGTGTGTTTTCTCCTTATACGTATTAGGTCTGGCAATGGGGTTAAATAAATTGAAATTTTTTTAAACACAGCTCAAAAAACATTCACTCTTGCAATCTACAAACCTTGAGTTATACTCAGGCCATAACAACATTAAGGTAAGGGATGAACCAATATGTATTGCATTGACCATGGATTAGAAGCATTGCTCGCTCTTGCAGGTGAAGAAATGCATAGAGAAGACGGTTATTGGTGGAAAATTGAAGCGTGGCAAGTGCACCCGTCGAAGCATATTCCTCATGGAATTCGCTATAACTTGGCTTTCCACAAGAGACTTCATAACAAACATAACACCCGCATTTTCGCCTTAGATAATGCTCACGGGATAAAAATGCCAAAGAAAGGGAAAGTAAGTGGAAAAAGGCATGAATATGATCATCAACATCGCCATGCAACAGACAAAGGAACGCCTTATGAGTTTATCTCAGCCTTTCAGTTGCTACAGGATTTTTTCACAGGGGTAGACAACACCATTGCAAATATCGAGCGTTCTAATGTCTAAATTATTTGAATTAAAGGAGCAAAATATGAAAGCTAGAATTGGCATTATGTCAGAAGCGTTAGTTAGAAATAGAATGCTGGCGATTGCTTCTGGGTCTTATCAAATCGACGTAAGCGAACCCAAAATCTGGTATAGCTCAATGAACGCTATTTGCCAGATTTTAAATGAAAAAAACATCGAACTAGTTCGGCTGATTAACAAGGAAAAACCTGAAAGTTTGACGGAGCTAGCCCTGCTAACAGGTCGACAAAAATCTAACTTATCCAATACACTCAAAGCACTTTCTGAAAAGGGATTTATCCGATTAGAAAAAAGCCACGGCAATGTGTTAAAACCTGTCGCTCTGTATACCGACTTTGAAATCGTTGTTGATAGCTATTATGAAGACAAGGTACTTAAAGCGGTTGAGGCCATGAAAGCAGCTTGAAAATATCAGTAAAGAACAAGATTAAAAAACCGGAGCAAGCTCCGGTTCTTTAATATCTATTTTTGTCTCTATTTTTCATTTAAGAGACAAAACGCGTTTTAAGCGCGATTAATCAACAAAGGATTAATCATCACCAAATTCACGAATGATAGAGTTCAGCGTTTCTTTCGCGTCACCGTAGATCATACGAGTGTTTTCGCGGAAGAACAGTGGGTTATCTACACCAGCAAAACCCGCGTTAGCAGAGCGTTTCAGTACAAATACGGTACGAGCACGTTCTACTTCAATAACAGGCATACCGTAAATAGGGCTACCTTTCATCTCTTTCGCTGCCGGGTTAACAACGTCGTTAGCACCGATAACAATCGCTACATCGAAGGTTTCCATGCGCTGGTTAACTGCATCCATTTCTAACAATAAGTCGTAAGAGACGTCCGCTTCCGCAAGCAGTACGTTCATGTGCCCGGGCATACGTCCCGCAACCGGGTGAATACCGTAAACCACTTCGCCACCATTTTCTTCCACCAGCTCTTGCAGTTCTTTTACTGCGTGCTGGGCTTGCGCAACCGCCATACCATAACCAGGCACAACCAATACGCTTTGCGCCGCTTCCAATACATAGAAAGCGTCATCAGGTGTCATGGCTTTCAGTTCGCCTTCGATTTTCATGGTGCTGTCAACTGGCTTGCTGAAACCGGATAGCAATACATTCATCAACGAACGGTTCATGGCTTTACACATGATGTTGGTCAGAATGATACCGCTGGCTCCTACTAACAAACCCGCTACAATCAGGATGTTGTTACCGATAGCAAAACCTGCTGCGGTCGCTGCAATACCTGAGTAACTGTTTAATAGCGAGATAACCACTGGCATATCTGCGCCACCGATTGGGATAACCGCCAGAACGCCGAACATGATGGAAACCGCGATGGCTGCGTAAATCCACATTGGATCCTGTGGGTTTTGTACCAACAAGTAACCGACAACAAAGAAATCAACAATAAAGCTGATATTGACCCAGTTTTGGCCTTTAAAGGTAATCGCGCCTGTGGTCATTCTCTCGCCCAATTTGGCCCAGGCGATCACACTTCCCGAGAAAGTGATACCACCAATGAGAATAGAAATATAGGCAATACTTAACAGCAAGCTGGTATTGGTTCCGCCACCCGTAACTGCCGCCGCCATATCAGCAACATCAGGATTAGCCAGTTCGATAACGGTCG
Above is a window of Paraneptunicella aestuarii DNA encoding:
- a CDS encoding dipeptidyl-peptidase 3 family protein; the protein is MKKHLLGTALIAGGLILSGCGQAPTTENKPATVAESKSEALTLKPEFKSRLDIYRPVELTSDISKLSDNQKAMLAILIDASEIMDDLFWKQSYGKDYQDMLNKIADPETRKFTVINYGPWDRLQGDEAFLTGVEEKPLGAQFYPADMTKEELQNSGLKDARGLYSMIVRGDDGKLASVPFSEYFNEELTRAAKLLQQAAELADNKEFANYLNMRAKALLTDDYQASDFAWMDMKTNPIELVYGPIETYEDQLFGYRASFEAYVLLKDLDWSARLAKYAAFLPELQRGLPVDNKYKQEMPGANADLNAYDVIYYAGHSNAGSKTIAINLPNDEQVQLQKGTRRLQLKNAMRAKFDNILVPIADQLIVPEQRKHITFDAFFANTMFHEVAHGLGIKNTLNDKGTVRQALQEHASALEEGKADILGLYMVRQLLEKGEITEGVLADYYVTFMAGIFRSSRFGASSAHGRANMVRFNYFQDQGVFERNEQGFYKVNLDKMGAAVDSLSELILTLQGNGDYEGVDKLVKEKGIIGDLLQADLDKLANANIPVDITFKQGKDVMGL
- a CDS encoding nucleoside 2-deoxyribosyltransferase, with protein sequence MINERNVDVYFAAPFFCEAERDFNLKLISVLENAGISVFYPPRDGMVAKSELMATPDWEEISNKTWECDTTAIINSKVLLAVTDGRSIDEGVCVEIGFAAAHCVPILAYSSDDRTQFPWGHNPMLVRPISEFISSPSNMISKIHNMLDAAK
- a CDS encoding SIR2 family protein, translated to MVTLQDSDLEVLRRHFKALSHLRERKNSERIALFLGAGASKALGFPNWLDLVTRIENEPEFKDYQPNIGNNDLTVRTQGLLQHLIKKETLKDKQVDAASERAAKYKWLHIVHKCLYAETSIAKGNLAHPYLPSFLSLIKESPLTINYNFDDCIEQMLSQAYYQEQINNKEKVFETVWEPSTQYQRSKGVIYHPNGFLPFKLVEGYSDNIVFAESEFADQLIQTMHGHYSTLVSHLSRYTSLLIGLSLNDPTLKHLLRQNTQLNPGHVHYYLKYCNELPNEHSMKAEQEVNFEVYGVITIHLTDEEFSSFGRLLSCGDEHYEEFTDRLGLPVQRIYYVTGAVGAGKTTTVNKMKSLRWFGEWVESKPEELAKPHTELTKSERDKIDIWISEQFRKKDFKISGVKCGVVISDRSPLDPLAFAKENAIRERASQHLEILSPAVSDRRLKPGHIILLSASGSELLSRAKHRHNVSSEYFETQEKLIRNLYKEPNPTITEISTSNRSITQVVKQIAKVIHLNPYEEFDIHSRLEELSND
- a CDS encoding sigma-70 family RNA polymerase sigma factor; translation: MSITLALKGFFSVPISQEWLMGQYAVSGEKKYLEQLFNASNQDLYHFLLTLSDADLAKDICQKSWLRVIEQRHKYRSDSRFQPWLFTIGRNLLVDEYRKTNRWQSLEGDVEHTLSASPSESPSEQVAFKGQELQQAFNQALATLPWLQREAFVLYQEGFGVAEISEITAEPYEAIKSRIRYAKQTLSQSLEKYRE
- a CDS encoding DUF6516 family protein → MYCIDHGLEALLALAGEEMHREDGYWWKIEAWQVHPSKHIPHGIRYNLAFHKRLHNKHNTRIFALDNAHGIKMPKKGKVSGKRHEYDHQHRHATDKGTPYEFISAFQLLQDFFTGVDNTIANIERSNV
- a CDS encoding energy transducer TonB, coding for MHQHAIDMSLPRIALKALAFSLAAITITFLLFVLMQQLITTNEQWAEPIKDTPIISPFFEEQDSAVVARPKIPALPEPKVQPKNIPPDISDDGNDEISEPTDFTIDVPRNTYDTTIDLTSGGGDARPVVQIEPKYPAKAAQNGIEGWVKLMFDINAQGLVENVRILDAEPKRVFEAEAKRALKRWKYKPKMENGRSVKQTDVLIQLEFNLGNN
- a CDS encoding HDOD domain-containing protein produces the protein MSTENTLLTILVEKINNDTLVLPTLPAIALKVRKTAENPTVSLSKMAEVIALDPSLSARIIKLANSAYLGRSIRAESLQQAVTRIGLTQIKNIATALAMEQLFVSKNEVVKTYLNQVWDRSVKVVANSLAVFQAYSERHQVKGLNIDVMTLAALMHNIGVLPILTEAERHNEFADPKFLNQAIQKLAGRIGGAITREWGFGDEFVQVAESWRDMKVQSDKVSYLDFVRMGAVAAGFIESKKNSVINVCMQKRVIEDMDMFQSNEYKDRLATVRDIFI
- a CDS encoding NAD(P)(+) transhydrogenase (Re/Si-specific) subunit beta, translating into MSNEILINAVYIVAACLFILGLKLLSHPSTSRKGNMVSAVGMFLAVVITLIHKDIIEYQWIIAGIIVGGAVGAVFAKRVEMTAMPELVSLFNGFGGLASLAVGWTTVIELANPDVADMAAAVTGGGTNTSLLLSIAYISILIGGITFSGSVIAWAKLGERMTTGAITFKGQNWVNISFIVDFFVVGYLLVQNPQDPMWIYAAIAVSIMFGVLAVIPIGGADMPVVISLLNSYSGIAATAAGFAIGNNILIVAGLLVGASGIILTNIMCKAMNRSLMNVLLSGFSKPVDSTMKIEGELKAMTPDDAFYVLEAAQSVLVVPGYGMAVAQAQHAVKELQELVEENGGEVVYGIHPVAGRMPGHMNVLLAEADVSYDLLLEMDAVNQRMETFDVAIVIGANDVVNPAAKEMKGSPIYGMPVIEVERARTVFVLKRSANAGFAGVDNPLFFRENTRMIYGDAKETLNSIIREFGDD
- a CDS encoding HVO_A0114 family putative DNA-binding protein encodes the protein MSKLFELKEQNMKARIGIMSEALVRNRMLAIASGSYQIDVSEPKIWYSSMNAICQILNEKNIELVRLINKEKPESLTELALLTGRQKSNLSNTLKALSEKGFIRLEKSHGNVLKPVALYTDFEIVVDSYYEDKVLKAVEAMKAA